The Pseudomonas fulva 12-X sequence TGTCGATTGGCGCCGTGGTCATCGACGATGGCGCCATCCAGCTCGGCGAGCAGTTCGAATGCACCCTGCACCGCGACGGCCACACCGTCAGCGCCAGCGTACTGATCCATGGCCTGGCGCCAAGCGACATCGCCGCCGGCATCGAACCGGCCGAAGCACTGCTGGCGTTCATGGAGTTTTTGGGTGACAGCCCGCTGCTGGCCTTTCACGCCGGCTTCGACCAGCGCATGCTCGCCCGCGCCCTCAAGGACACCCTCAACCTGCGCCTGCGTCACCCCTTCTACGATGTCGCCGAACTGGCCCCCATGCTCTGCCCGCAAGCGGAGATCCGCAATGGCGGCCTGGACGACTGGACCGCGCACTTCGGCCTGCAGGTCGGCCAACGCCACCACGCCAGCGCCGACGCCCTGGTGACCGCCGAATTAGCGCTGATCCTGTTCAGCCGTGCGCGCAAGCAACAGGCCGACAGCCTCAAGGCGCTGGAGCATCGGCTCAAAGGCTGGCGGCAGCGGCTGCAGGGGCCTTCGCTCTAGTCGTGGACCGTCCCGGGTTACGCCTTCGGCTAACCCTGGCTACGAGATTGGTCGCAGTCCCGTAGCCTGTGGTTGAGCGCAGCGATATCCAGGAAGAGCGACGCCTACATGTCGCGCATCAACAGCGCAAAGCGCAGATCCAGCTCGGGCGGCACCGGCAGATACACCACATGGCCATCGCCGGGGGCCACGCCAATCGATTCACCCGCGCGGTTTTGCAGATGCTCCAGGGTGAAACGCAGGTTGCCCTTGGGCGTCATCAGTTCCATGCCGTCGCCCACCGCGAAGCGATTCTTCACTCGCACTTCGGCAAGATCACCACGGCGCTCGCCGCTCAGTTCACCGACGAATTGCTGGCGGTCGGAGAGCGAGCTGCCATGCTGATAGTTCTGGTACTCGTCATGCACATGGCGGCGCAGGAAGCCTTCGGTGTAGCCGCGATTGGCGAGCGACTCCAGGTTGGCCATCAGGCCGCGGTCGAA is a genomic window containing:
- a CDS encoding 3'-5' exonuclease, translating into MNAFSWLTRRRTALPADQQRRCAALPAPRTADDTPLAGQRLVVLDLETSGLDTRRDEVLSIGAVVIDDGAIQLGEQFECTLHRDGHTVSASVLIHGLAPSDIAAGIEPAEALLAFMEFLGDSPLLAFHAGFDQRMLARALKDTLNLRLRHPFYDVAELAPMLCPQAEIRNGGLDDWTAHFGLQVGQRHHASADALVTAELALILFSRARKQQADSLKALEHRLKGWRQRLQGPSL